atcgaaaacaaaccttctgtgtttatgtaatctgtatgaaaagagagccatgtcagaaatccgtgattcagctcattatctgctaatgcggccacgcccacggagccagcgctattcagacgcaaattctgagtcaatgcatgcattcatcgtctcaatcgtgtatttattgtcttgaaaagtgtttatctggatgtaaaagtcatggttagggagctctagaagacatgcagttagttcctgttttcttttcttctacagatgaattttagatgagtttttgtttctttagcgccctccggctgcagtatgaattggaaactccattcatggaatagcctcttcttcttttagatgaatttgtggactaaaaatgcacagagagcgccctccgacttcaaggatgaattgaaaacaccagcgctcatagtaatgacaatgaatattaaataaatataacttctctgtatagaaaattgacataagaatatgagaatccaatatttctccaaatgttcatgcttttaaactaaaagcctatattcagactctttgcatcacagaaatacattatattttaaagtataatataaaaccattactttatattgtaataatatttttctgtatgtttcatatatcatgatgagcttgagacatcacagaaggtttttttcacagcctacctgactgaaatgcctcattaatgtgcaagtcatttcagctcattactatccaattcttttgtcttctcaggtgagaatggcccatttttcagtggtgattcacgcctccatgcgtactgtgtttcttggcaaaaagtgtcttacaaaaactaaatcaatatattgttttatatgaaggagtaggcagcataatttttacataattttgaagcaaaaactctagtttacaacctccaatacccaaaagtcttgtgaacacagatttaatatacttattttggccttatttcagtgacttaagttttttgttttttcaataaccacgcataaacattattccttcaaaaacacaaacatgtacatacatgtccctcacatattattgtagcctagtttgtgctgaatacagtgtaatgacacttttgtcatttatatgttaatgaacaactgaaaaaagcacaaatgtcagagcatgtcaaaacttctccaggccccaaatcagcctcagactccagagggttaaagtacatatttttgtgtgtagtTTAGACGCACACATGAAGCCTAAAGTATAATATGTTGTCCGTTTCAGAGCGCACAAACAGAGAGCCGCCTTGAAGTTGGAAACAGCGTCTCTTGTGCAAATTATTGTGCTTTTAAATGCTCTTTCTATTATCAAACACGTCCCGCAATTATCAATTCTGATGTTAAATTTGGGCTTTTAGGGAGGAACGAACGCGCAAAATGAAATGAAGGAAATAGGTTTGTGACGATGGACGATATCATCATCCATCGTGATGGCTGACCGACAACACGATGTAGAGACACCATCGTGATGCCACGTGACGCTCTGCTGCGAGACACCATAGATAgactaaaaaaaatacacacactaaTCCTAGTCTCTTCTATAGACTATAGTTAACCTAAAATCTTTGCAGGAATtgctctgtaaattaaattgagaATATAACTAATGCatatatgctattttaaatactgtagtcTATGCTAGAGACGTGACGTGTGTTAGTCTGTGAAAGTATCGTGTCAGGCATTTGATCTTGACATTGTTAGAATCTTGTCTGTTTTACATGTCTAACACTATACATTCaacttaaaatatttgattttgttCAAGAAAACAGCCCTTATTAATGAATTATTAGTAGTCTATTGTAGTGTCTCGGGAGATCGTGCTCAATATTGTTACACAGCTATGTGGCTATACTGCACTGAAGCGGCAGTTTAAGATATAAACCCAGAATTCAGCAAACGTCAATTAACTTTTGTCTGGTTAATAAATACCGTTAAAGACAATTTCCTCAATTTTTatcaaatgaaaaaatgaaggTGATTCTGTGGAAGAAAGCTACTTTTTCCCCTTACGTGCAACCTATTGCAAAGCCCGGATGAGTCATTAATTGGGTTAGTAAAATAACGAAATTATAgcttttaaatagaaaatagtatttatgtaaagaaatatattaaaataaaaagtgcacAACTCTTAAGTGGATGGAAGCTACTTTTTCCCCCCCTCACATGCAACCTATTGGAAAGCCCGGATGAGTCATTAGttgggaaataaaataaataaagtaaaataacaaataataattatataataacgAAAAATTTACTTctaattttattatcattatgcTGGTTTGATCTTCAATGGCCTTGCAACCTtcaaaaatcaaaatgtttgttaaaacaataattattataagcaataatataataataatgtataataaataataatggaTTATAATTGACAATGTAtctaaaatttttatttttgtagatATGGATTTCTAAaacctataaataaataatctactTTTTTCTGATTCAGACacactgtttatttatttactgtatgGTTGGGTGGGCGACATGGCAAAAATATATCATAATTTaagaaaaatcataattttagattttatcattttattagattttcttttttttatgttgttttactATTTTGCAAGTGACTGAGCCATACAGCCAAACAAATTTTcctattttaaaaatagccttACAAGGTAACAATATATAAACAAGAATTACAGACATTTAGGccaaaaatagaaatctttattgtttttattaaatctttattattatatataaaaaaaaaacacaaattaaaaatttgaaaaaaaatgacttCATTTACAAATAAACAGTGAAATTGTTTTCAGCTACAGTAGGTGGATTTAACCGTACCATTcaagaaagaaattaaataaatgtaaaaataatttaaataaataaaaattgtaaaatactgtagtgtttaatttataaaaataaataaaacactgcagACTTCACTGCATAAGTTTGTCAGCAGCAGAAGAGGAGAACGTTTATTAGCAGGTAAACAGGAAGATCAGCTGAAGCACACAGGTAAGTCACAGCAAAGTTCAGATCAACACATAGCTTGAATGATAATAAAGTCTCTTTCCTTTTCTAGGATCCAATTAGCTTATTGAAAATGAGGGCTGAAAAATACAGATGACTGGCAACAGACAGGAACACAGGTAGGAGTCAGGTACGTATAGCCAAAGTAGCTAGAAGGCAAGcttgcaacctttagccaaaaagtGTAACATGCCCAAAACTAATTAATAATGAGAGCAGTAAATGTATAATTTGGAGTTACTTTGAAATTAACAACCATCAGTGCATCATTCAAACAATCTAATTTagacatttcttttcttttaacacTGATTAACGGATGTACAAGGGATCATATCGTTCAGATAACATGGAAGCTCCAGTGTGTGTTTGAACCAGAGATGTTTGGTTGAACCACTTGAGTTTAGTAGTTCTaacagtattcaggtacagagATGCTAGTTACAGATatttaataaagtaatcaaatgtaaaataatactggatagtcactgttaaaatattaaataggtAAATccttataattaatttaaagttaCAAACATTATTTAGTGACAGAGTGTTTATAACCACTCAAGCCTGTAGTTCAACGTGATTATCATTGACTCAGTAATGATGGACAAGGACATACATgcgtattttatttatttttgttgattttACAGTGATCACCACTGCACACACTCTGATCAGAGAGAGATGGCAGCTCCTGTTTATGGTATATTTTGACATCATAtttgcactatgggaagaagtgGACAATTACTCATGGTTCCCTTTCGAAAAGGGAACTCTGCACTGCGTTGAAACGCATATGGGGAACGCCTCCACATGAACCGGTGTCTGAAAACAATTCACGACAATCCTATTGgctggcgacagcctatgacatcaTCATCGAGTGACACGGAAGTATATAAGGAGTGCCTAGAGAACCAGTCAGTATCTTTTCGTCTTCAGGGACTGTTCTGTTTGAAGCGATATCAAACCGATATTAAGGTAAGATCATTTATGTCTGACAAATGTTTCAGGAAGTGTGTGTATCCATGTCCCATAGTGTTGACATCTGATCACATACATAACTTATAATGTTGTCTTTTATGAGAACAAAAGAGCATGTACTGGCAGTTCTTGAGGGatctgtctttttgtttttggagTGTGTTTTTCTTGTGAAATGCTCCACTCTCTTCTGGTCTTTTCATCGAGAGGAGAAGGACTGGCAGCTGCACCTAATGGTCAGTGGTTGAAAGCCTCTCTGAGGCCTCCCTATTGAAGATCAGCCCCAGGCTAATAAATGTACTCCCCTTGTTGGGTTCCTTAAGAGTGCACAGCATCCTCGgtgctgagtagatcctaggattgaGCAGAGTGTTTCTCCCCTCACTGGTAAGGGTAAAAAGCGCtaagctgagttctgctctccgggATGCCCATCTCTACGTTCTGGTCTGGGTTGGTTACTGCCTCTTTACAGTCACTCTTACTGGACTTCTCTGAAGAATGTGATTTGAGACTCTGTGATCAGACAGGTTGGTGGTCAAAACTTGGTTTCTGTAAGAGTAGACCAGAttggcctccctggtggcaatcAGGTTTGAGTACATTCCCCTGACAAGTGACTGGCTAGGGTTCCTTTGGGCCCCCTGGCCACATTCTCTTAAAGGTACCCACTTTTCTTTGAAAAGAAGCTTGGTTCCAGAAGCTTTTAAGCGGCCTTGGTAGGCCTTCTGCGGAAGGCCTCTTTGGGCTGTTAgccatagggaatgctgtcactgacagcctatgTATGATCTGTAGAGGGAGTGATTCTGGCATTTCAGTTGAAGCTGCTAGTTTTGACGTTTGTCTAGCCATttttggcatgcactcccctcaagcatggcggcgtgggtgtATCGTTCACCATAGCATGTCAAACGCAgtgttgagttccctttcgaaagggaacgtctcaggttacatatgtaatcatggttccctgagaacaggtaACAAGACACTGAGTTTACTAGCCAAGCAGCCCTGCCTGCTTAACAGTCCCTTCAGACGTTCTCTAGTCCCTTCAGGTTCTCTCTGCTCTCCTTATATACTTCCAGGTCGCACGCTatgatgacgtcataggctgtcgccggccaataggattgtcGTGAGTTGATATTGTTTTTAGACACCAGTTCACGTGGAGGCATTCCCCATATGCACTTCAacacagtgtctcgttccctattctcagggatccatggttacatacgtaacctgagatgttttaTGACCCTTTAATAGCAGGAGAACTGTGATTCATTTCTCACtagattctttcttttttacatatttttttcaaaatgtcacTTTGAACTTTCTGAATTTCTGCAtgtttaacaataacaattattagttttttttaaatccaggCAGGAAAAAGAAAACCTTTTAAACttacatttcttatttattaatttccttaattttGAATTGGACATAGGTAATGCTATCCTGATATTCTGAAGACGCTGGTTTGAATTCTTTCAAAGCTTTGTCATACTCTTCCAGGACCTTCTCAAGTTGATCACGCTCAATGCTCCCAAGAATGGCCTCAACAATCATGTCGACCCCCATGAACACCACTCCCAACCCAACACTGGCTAATGTTAATGCTCCAATTTTAGCAAATGTACTTGTTATTTTTGCTAGAATTACTCCTTTATTAATTAAAAGACTAACTAAAGTAGTAGATCCCTCAGTTGCAAAACCACAAACTACTTTCAAAGCTTTTGAAATCAGTTGAAAGTCTGTAGTAGACAGAGACTTGTTTTGCAGCTTCTCATACAGGGTGGGTTCCAGCTTCTCCTTCAGCTCCTTGTCAATCTTCTCTACCGCTGCCTGGATCTTATGCATGCATTCAATCATCACATTACAGTTCTCCTGGAGAGAAGCTTCCTCGTTTAGCTTGATATGTTCTAAGGAGCAGCTCAAGTGATCATTCATAACATCAATTAGTTCATTGGTGGCTTCGAAGTTGCTCTTCATCACATGTTGAAACTCTTGACTTTTGCGGATGAGCTGCTCCCTTCTCTTTGGATTATCAGGGTAGAAGAGGTCACTCCacatttttctttatattaGGATCCTTAAGAAACAGAAAGAATTTTtaagttaagtaaaattaaacagGAATTAAGTGAATAAGAAACATTAAGTTAAAGGTACTGTTTGTAAGAATTAGaaaacccttgttattagtgacactggtggccattaagtgaactgcagaTGATCCTCACTCTCTCGTGCACGTGATCACACTCCATAGGTACATGAGCAAGCAGAAGCCCAAAACAGTGACGTGACACACAAGAGACTGAACGCGATACCCTGGGAGAGAAACTAATGTTAGTGGACTCCATTTCCAAGCTGACATTAGCTAGTGTTGCACACTGCTGTCTAGAGCTGCAACAACGAATCGATAAAATCGATAAAATTCGATTATTAAAAGAGTTGGCAACGAATTTCATTATCGATTCATTGTGTCGTGCGACTATTAAGCCTCTCAATAAGACGCGGAGATGTTTGAGTATAAAAAAGCCCGGTTGAGTGCGAAGCAGAGcggagcaaaaataaataaataaatagcagaGCGGAGATAGAGGAAAGACCATCGgcaagttttcgtgaggatttaaggtttatggactgttttgattttggtaattacatctagaaagataaaagcattgatggcatctataaaataGATATCTGAAAGCgaaacgaaagtgatattgcctCGTCCAGTgaggaggacgcacgagaggagacctgcgcgtttaattggtatgtgtatactgtaatactgcatttacaataCTTATCAGTGGCGTACactttgatcgcgaaagtgaaaatccaaaagactatgactaaaactaaatcaaaatttgctatCATAATTAACACTGATCTGTTGTCATGTATTTATTCTGTGCTTTGTCCCATATCGGTTATTgttgacaaatatatttgtgtttgttgtacttttaaaatttcattttaaagttttttataGCACTTGGTCATCTTAagctaaacaaaaatatacatctttttgtgcactttatttatttggcaGATGTAAAGCATACatgtgtatgtttttgtgttagtccatttgttttttgttttttattactttaacagcTCAGGGATGTTAAAAGAGCAACCTGTTTTTGCACGTTCTGAGGATTTTTTCGCACTGTGAATTTGCACTGTCATttctgtttttgaataaaaggttGGAAATTAATGCCCCCCCCCCATTCATCGATTAATCGTAAAAATAATCgacagattaatcgattattGAAATAATCGTTAGAGTGGAAACAGAGGCATTCATCCATCCTGTCCGTGTCTACTGCAGTACATCTTTCAGGGTTTGTTTCATTATTCATTAGAATATTCAGTTCAAGACATGATGATATCAAAGTAAACAAGTGACTCTTATTTATTTCCCATAAGAAATATTCAGTTTTTCTGTTTCATTATGAATCTGTTTCTCTGAAAAGCACATGATCCCATGCTACTGAAAGATGACTGGTAACCATTACTCCACTAGTTACAGTATGTATTGTCACATCACCGACATCATTGACAAGAGgacctctagtggacaaatGACTGCATTTGTGTCTGTGTGATTCTGCAGCTGCATTAGGCACTTTTATGCCATTGGATTGAGCTAGTTAGTGTTACCAGCTGTATCAGCAGGTTTAACTAGACTCAGCATAACCATAAGGATGAAGAGTGAAGCTCTCCTGTGCTTCTagagggcttttcacactttaaatatttaaccctgggtcattctaaaccccgggTAAATGGAATCCcgggttatcttgcttcacgttTCACGCTGCTCATAATTAACCCAGGGTTAACAATTtatcctgggtattcataagctgACGTTTCATACTGCACATTCCTAAACTCTGGGTTAATGTTCTTATTTGCACATTTGTCATCGTAAGGATAAACTCATCACGCGACCTGTTTACACAGCTTTAGTATTGCATATCCTCGTATTGCTGACTGTACTATCGAGTTTATGCTGAATGGACATTCCagactataaaggtaagaatgaaacggTCTCTTCATTCAAATTGTTGCATTTTCTAtcataatttgacatttttcctctcaaacGCTGAATTTGCTGTTTACAACACACAGTGTTTCTGACTGAAAAAAGGACATGGCATAGTCGCCTTTTCACTGCACACGACATTAGGGTACGATTGTTGCATTTCGCCTCCTAGTGGCAGTCGCACAGAATTTTCAGATTTAATGTGCATAGCCGTTACCGTCATttatgctgcattcacgtcacctcgtatttaccggaatggGGAGGATGCTTTCAGaatgtgggagctttcagatagggatgggcgataccaCTTATTTTGTTTTCGATATGATACCAATACTTTCAAGGCCAAAATCGCCGATATCGATACCTCTAATCTgaatttaagtaattaaattattaataattcaaGTCCTTAAATTATTGAATTACTATGAGTAAATTGGGTAATGGTACCCACTTAGCATTATATTTGAAAGGTATTTTAAAATTCAATATGCCTTAATTGCAATTTTttagattatatttttgtttacacatgttgaaatgtttatttgtagtgGTAACCATGGAAATCTACAAATACTATATGCTTAGCTGAACTATGGTCACTGTAGTAATGGTTCATTTTCATAAGGGACTGCCAGTGACAGGCTGTTGCATCCATAAAATGCAAACTTTGTATTCTGACAGTGTAGTTACAGAACAGAACATCAATACAAACTTTAAAtgttcaatttaaataaatgtaattgcaaAAAATATGTAGGCTACTATTTCATGTTGTTTGTTGTGAAATAACTCAAACATATTATGTTGTTCTGTCTGCTGTTAAGCATTATTCAGGGCtgcgtttctcaaaagcattAATGGTTTCTAACAATATTAAACGCATGCAGCCGTTTAAATGTAGTGTCGGCAGTGAGCGAACGCTTTCTGTGATTGACTGGTTCTGACTTGAAGCATTTGCGTGTTCAGATGAGCAGGAAAATACTTCTACTACACAATTATTCGCTAACATAGATTATTTGTCCAATTCAATGCATATTGTATGTATTAcatttattgttaattaaacaaaatcactggttaaaaaaaaacaccttagtatcgatatttttatttgagtaTCGATACTTTCAATACTCAACGTCAGTATCGATATATCGATACTTCATATCGATATGCCCATCCCTACTTTCAGAAAACGcgcagcttacaagctgtaattacgagatCTACGAGGACGttaacgctttttacaagctagaatctcgtaactacaggaattatgAGGCCgtgtgaacgcacctttatTCAGGAAAGGTTTTTCAGGGTTTTCCAGTTCttaaataattaacaattatttCAAACTTAAATCATAACCATTTCACAGAAATAGCCTAGTGTCAAACAGTCTAAGACGGTCTGCAAAAACTAACTGTGAAGAAATAAAAAGACTGAATGTTGACAAAATTTAGCAGAGCATTTAACCCCTGAAAGCATAACAACtataaattaatttctgtagaaATAGTACAGAAAAAGTGTGtaaatttgtacaaaaaaatcTGTGAACAAGTAAATAAAGCAAACAGAAGGATTTAAAATACTGTCTGTGGCTGATTTTTGTCAGCTCAACACAACAGCGGCTGTTGCGGCTGTTTTTCTGTTCATTATAGGACATGGGGGAAAAACATACAATCATGCAcaaataattaacttttaatatCAATACTTTTCACACATTACAAAGTAAATTTATGATTTCTAAAAACGTTTTGTATTTTGGGTCTGTAGTTGCTTTCGAATGGCTGTTTAtatgggtcaaattgacccacgAACAGtaagaacatttaaaatttctatatgcacatttcacatttcgtgttgaaactttgcatgcatgttcatgACCCTAAATGACAAAAACTCACAAAATATCAAGAAAAGCATTGTAGGTTATTTAGTATTTAAGGTagattgagaaaaaaaaaaaaaagaaatagctAATTTTTACCATATGTGGctgacaaaatatatattttttaattgaaataagtGAGTAAAAACTCCTTTTTTAGCTTCATAGAgtagtaaaaaactaaagtaactAAATATAACCAAGACATGTTATTATTTTGGGTCTGTACAGTTGCCttagaatattaaaatatgaaggTCAAATTGACCCGCAAACATCACCAGGTTAACTGATGTGTCCGAAAATTCAGAAATCAAAATAGCAACTGTACATGAGGGTTACCTTCCTTTTGATGAAATAAAATCATCACAAATGACTTGAGTGCAGTATTAAAGTCTCAGAAGCTCAAAGTGACCAATGACACATCATAAGTCGACACTCATACAACTAAAAGATAAAACACTCACCTCAAATATTTGTAGATCTTTCTTTCCTCTGAAACTGTTGTGTTGAACAGCAGCTCTGAAATCTCCTTCACTTCTAGCAGGACGAGACGTAAGAATGAGACAGTCATTTGAACTCTCATCTGCTTTATTCAGTCTTTTAAAATGATAGGTTAATTCTCAGATTAACTTACTCATCAGTGGTTTGCTTGTCAAAAGTGTATTGTTTTATGTTGCATAACTTGACACCATCACCAAATGTATTATTCTCAGGGGTCTGAGGGATTCTGGGGCCCTTAAgatgttttgacatgccctgacatttgtgcttatttCAGCTGCTTATAACATGCTATTGCTCAACATGTTGCTGTATTCGGCACAAACtctgctacaataatatgtgagcaaaataaatgtacagtaaatgtttgcattttttagaaaataaagaTTATGCGTGATTAGTAAGTTTTGGGGGGGGGGATGTCCTAGCAATAAAGCCATAAAACACatactgaataattaaaaaataactgaataataaaaataacataataataataataataataataaaaagcttGTGCTAGAATTTTTACTACACAATTATGTGGAGATCATTCTGAACACTTCAACACAAACAACAGTATAATgatttaaattgtgtaagtcaGTTTGTGTGTCAGCACTGCTGTATGCATGGGAGTGTTGATGGCCATGAGTATTTATGTGATTCACACCAGGAGAGACAAGAGACACTCCCCCAGTGGCTAATGGCCCATCAAAGAGGAATGCTGTGAGGCAGCCTGAACCAGAGCCATATAGAGAGAAAGTTGCGACAACTCCATAGACTCCAATGGAACGGTTTTTTACAGCAATGGCGGCTCGTGGAGCCTCTCAATAGTTCCCGGAGAGTTACAGCAGAACAGACCGTTTGTGATGTATTTTTAACAGGTAAGCTGTTTAAATTATAAGATTTTATATTATCAGTACATCTGAATCAAATTAACTTGTGTATTAAAGCATGCCAGCTGATATTGCTCACTAAATAAATTGTTTCAGGGGATGTTATCAGATAGTAGATTAGATAATAGATTAAAACAGCTTTATTCATCATTGTTTAATTGGAGAAAAAGGCTTCTAAACGTTGTTAAATATAACTTTGGGGCTTGTGGTCTTTGAAAGTGGTAAAATGAGAATATTCTTATTCCTTATTAAATGtacaacccaggtgaaaaaatactatagtaaatagtatagtgtttttgaaccatactgtAGTAAATTGTAGAATACtctatatattatagtatttacaacactttgtaaTGACTGCTATAGCATACTGCAGTTTAATGAACTgatactgtaataaatactgtagtatactttagttttttactacATTGTGTGATTCTGTTGACTGTCTATTATGTGTCAGCTCAGCTGATTTTTGGATTGATGGGGAAAGGGAAGTTTATAAGTGAGATAAAAAAACAACGCTtaaaagcagcaaaaaaaataattttatatatacacacacacacacacactaggcTAAATGGGAAATCATACTAAATACCAAAACCgtatattatatactattactgtatttaatttctccCGTGTTTGTCTCCTTTTATCTTGCTTTCAATACAAGCACAAGGGGATTCAGATCCTGAATGATGCTTTACCCTCACCGCCAGTCTCTGCCCCTTGGATTTTGCAAGCTTTTCCTTGctccttatttttaataaacctttaataaacataaaagttCCCAGTGTtggtttttgtgaaaaaaggcAGATACACCTATATATGATTAACACACAACTTGGCGCACAATCTTTAGCTCTATTTAAATCGCTCCTGCTGACTAGAACATAACTTTCTCCTTTCCGTGTCAGTGGGGAAACCATGCATTCATACTGCTTTCTCTGAGCGACTGGATCATCCTCGTGCAGCACTGCAAACGGGAGACTACAAGAACATGTAGGAAAGGACAGACGAAATGCTTGACATGCAGTTTATTACAAATTTATAAATCCATTGTACTAAATCAGTGCAAAAGtcaatgtgtgtatataatcatgttttgttttagaattGAATACATTGTGTATGAATGTATATAGTAATACGTGAATGGGGTGCATAAgaattgttaaaggtgccctagaactttttaaaaaaagatgtaatataagtctaaggtgtcccctgaatgtgtctgtgaagtttcagctcaaaataccccatagatttttttttaattaatttttttaactgcctattttggggcataattataaatgagccgattcagggctactggccctttaattcttgtgctccacgcccacagagctcgtgcttgccttgaacagtgcataaacaaagtttacacagctaa
Above is a genomic segment from Megalobrama amblycephala isolate DHTTF-2021 linkage group LG14, ASM1881202v1, whole genome shotgun sequence containing:
- the LOC125244372 gene encoding single-pass membrane and coiled-coil domain-containing protein 3-like, which codes for MWSDLFYPDNPKRREQLIRKSQEFQHVMKSNFEATNELIDVMNDHLSCSLEHIKLNEEASLQENCNVMIECMHKIQAAVEKIDKELKEKLEPTLYEKLQNKSLSTTDFQLISKALKVVCGFATEGSTTLVSLLINKGVILAKITSTFAKIGALTLASVGLGVVFMGVDMIVEAILGSIERDQLEKVLEEYDKALKEFKPASSEYQDSITYVQFKIKEINK